The following are from one region of the Leucobacter sp. Psy1 genome:
- a CDS encoding chorismate mutase → MASNPSDEIRAHPALSEVRTQIDALDRRIVALIAERQTWVETAGAVKSDASAVPAPDRVEQVIAKVRALAKENGASPDIVESAYRALIAGFIELELEQHASRAKAARNPW, encoded by the coding sequence ATGGCATCGAACCCCTCTGACGAGATCAGAGCTCACCCCGCTCTGAGCGAGGTCAGGACGCAGATCGATGCGCTCGACCGGCGCATCGTCGCGCTCATCGCCGAACGCCAGACATGGGTCGAGACCGCCGGTGCAGTGAAGTCTGATGCATCGGCGGTTCCGGCACCAGATCGGGTCGAACAGGTGATCGCGAAGGTTCGCGCCCTGGCGAAGGAGAACGGTGCGTCGCCGGACATCGTCGAGAGCGCGTACCGTGCCCTGATCGCGGGTTTCATCGAGCTCGAGCTCGAACAGCACGCCTCACGTGCGAAAGCCGCGCGAAACCCCTGGTAG
- the ftsY gene encoding signal recognition particle-docking protein FtsY encodes MAERSWSFGNIFKNVFSGTEEITEETWDDLETALIGADFGPDTADAILDELRDLVNRHRVTDAKELRRMLRETIEERLARFDPTLRLQDRPSVVLVVGVNGVGKTTTIGKFAKYLRTFDRKVVVGAADTFRAAAVEQLATWTERAGVDIVKPQQQGQDPASVAFQTVERAQEGAYDVAIIDTAGRLQTKGGLMDELSKVRRVVQKRSPIAEVLLVLDATTGQNGLAQAEAFIEHAGVTGLVLTKLDGSAKGGFVLSVQQKTGLPVKLVGQGEGIGDLTGFTPHVFAQQLVG; translated from the coding sequence ATGGCAGAGCGATCCTGGTCCTTCGGGAATATCTTCAAGAACGTCTTCTCCGGCACCGAGGAGATCACCGAGGAGACCTGGGATGATCTCGAGACGGCGCTCATCGGCGCCGATTTCGGACCCGATACTGCGGACGCGATCCTGGACGAGCTCCGCGACCTCGTGAACCGGCACCGCGTCACGGACGCGAAGGAGCTGCGCCGCATGCTCCGCGAGACGATCGAGGAGCGCCTGGCGCGCTTCGACCCGACCCTTCGGCTCCAGGATCGCCCGTCGGTCGTGCTCGTCGTCGGCGTGAACGGCGTCGGCAAGACGACGACGATCGGCAAGTTCGCCAAGTACCTGCGCACCTTCGACCGGAAGGTCGTCGTGGGAGCTGCCGACACGTTCCGCGCGGCGGCCGTCGAACAGCTCGCCACCTGGACTGAGCGCGCAGGCGTCGACATCGTCAAGCCGCAGCAGCAGGGTCAGGATCCCGCCTCGGTGGCGTTCCAGACCGTGGAGCGGGCGCAGGAGGGTGCGTACGACGTCGCGATCATCGATACTGCCGGTCGCCTGCAGACGAAGGGTGGCCTGATGGACGAGCTGTCGAAGGTGCGCCGAGTCGTGCAGAAGCGATCGCCGATCGCGGAGGTGCTGCTCGTGCTCGACGCGACGACTGGGCAGAACGGGCTGGCGCAGGCCGAGGCGTTCATCGAGCACGCCGGGGTCACCGGACTCGTGCTGACGAAGCTCGACGGGTCGGCGAAGGGCGGGTTCGTGCTCTCGGTGCAGCAGAAGACCGGGCTTCCGGTGAAGCTCGTGGGGCAGGGCGAGGGCATCGGGGACCTGACGGGCTTCACGCCGCACGTCTTCGCGCAGCAGCTGGTGGGCTAG
- the ffh gene encoding signal recognition particle protein has protein sequence MATFGNLSARLTETLKNLRTKGKLSAADVDGTVREIRRALLEADVSLEVVKEFTGRVRERALGDEVNRALNPAQQVVQIVNEELVGILGGESRRLQFAKNPPTVIMLAGLQGAGKTTLAGKLAKWLKDQGHTPLLVASDLQRPNAVTQLGVVAEQAGVAIFAPEPGNGVGDPVKVAKDGVKEAKTKQYDFVIVDTAGRLGVDQELMKQAANIRKAVDPDEVLFVIDAMIGQDAVATAKAFQEGVDFTGVVLTKLDGDARGGAALSIRSLTGRPILFASTGEGLGDFEPFHPDRMASRILDLGDVLSLIEQAQQAFDEDEARKVAEKIAKDQFTLDDFLGQMQQLRGAGSIKKMMGMLPGMGKMKEQLDAFDEREIVHTEAIIQSMTRAERQNPKLLNGSRRLRIARGSGMTVTDVNQLVQRFEQAAKMMKTVSKGGMPQMPGMGAMPPGMGGHGGKKKQVKGKKKSGSRSGNPAKRAQESAEVKPAAAGGSGFGLGGAQAQPSEEDMAQIQQMLGRGMR, from the coding sequence ATGGCTACTTTCGGAAATCTGTCGGCACGACTCACCGAGACACTCAAGAATCTGCGGACCAAGGGCAAGCTCTCGGCCGCCGATGTCGACGGGACGGTGCGCGAGATTCGTCGCGCACTGCTCGAGGCGGACGTCTCTCTCGAGGTCGTCAAGGAGTTCACCGGGCGGGTGCGGGAGCGCGCCCTCGGCGACGAGGTCAATCGCGCCCTGAACCCGGCCCAGCAGGTCGTGCAGATCGTCAACGAGGAGCTCGTCGGCATTCTGGGCGGCGAGAGCCGGCGGCTGCAGTTCGCGAAGAACCCTCCGACCGTCATCATGCTCGCGGGCCTGCAGGGTGCGGGTAAGACGACGCTCGCTGGCAAGCTCGCGAAGTGGTTGAAGGATCAGGGCCACACCCCTCTCCTCGTGGCGAGCGACTTGCAGCGTCCGAACGCGGTGACGCAGCTCGGGGTCGTCGCGGAGCAGGCTGGCGTCGCGATCTTCGCCCCTGAGCCGGGCAACGGCGTCGGCGACCCGGTGAAGGTCGCGAAGGACGGCGTGAAGGAGGCGAAGACGAAGCAGTACGACTTCGTCATCGTGGATACCGCTGGTCGCCTGGGCGTGGACCAGGAGCTCATGAAGCAGGCCGCGAACATCCGCAAGGCCGTCGACCCCGACGAAGTGCTGTTCGTGATCGACGCGATGATCGGTCAGGACGCCGTTGCGACGGCGAAGGCCTTCCAGGAGGGCGTCGATTTCACGGGTGTCGTGCTCACGAAGCTCGATGGCGATGCGCGCGGTGGTGCCGCCCTCTCCATCCGGAGTCTGACGGGTCGCCCGATCCTCTTCGCGTCGACGGGTGAGGGGCTCGGCGATTTCGAGCCGTTCCACCCGGATCGCATGGCGAGCCGGATCCTCGATCTCGGCGATGTGCTCAGCCTCATCGAGCAGGCACAGCAGGCGTTCGACGAGGACGAGGCGCGCAAGGTCGCCGAGAAGATCGCGAAGGATCAGTTCACCCTCGACGACTTCCTCGGCCAGATGCAGCAGCTGCGCGGAGCCGGCTCCATCAAGAAGATGATGGGCATGCTCCCCGGCATGGGCAAGATGAAGGAGCAGCTCGACGCCTTCGATGAGCGGGAGATCGTGCACACGGAGGCGATCATCCAGTCGATGACGCGCGCGGAGCGCCAGAACCCGAAACTGCTCAACGGCTCCCGTCGACTGCGCATTGCGCGCGGTTCCGGCATGACCGTCACCGATGTGAATCAGCTCGTGCAGCGATTCGAGCAGGCCGCGAAGATGATGAAGACCGTCTCGAAGGGCGGCATGCCGCAGATGCCAGGGATGGGAGCGATGCCCCCTGGCATGGGCGGACACGGCGGCAAGAAGAAGCAGGTCAAGGGCAAGAAGAAGTCGGGATCCCGGTCCGGCAACCCCGCGAAGCGGGCGCAGGAGAGCGCCGAGGTGAAGCCAGCAGCAGCGGGTGGTTCGGGGTTCGGCCTGGGCGGGGCTCAGGCGCAGCCCTCCGAAGAAGATATGGCGCAGATCCAGCAGATGCTCGGTCGCGGCATGCGCTGA
- a CDS encoding ANTAR domain-containing response regulator, translating into MTEETSNTSETRRVVVAEDESLIRLDIVETLRDNGFDVVGEAGDGETAVALVEDLRPDLVVMDVKMPQLDGISAAERINKNNLAPVVLLTAFSQRELVERATEAGALAYVVKPFTPADLLPAIEIALSRFQQITALESEVADLAERFETRKLVDRAKGILNHKMGLSEPEAFRWIQKASMDRRLTMQDVAKTIIDQLGPKKD; encoded by the coding sequence GTGACTGAGGAAACCAGCAATACCAGCGAGACGCGACGCGTCGTCGTCGCCGAGGACGAGTCCCTGATCCGTCTCGACATCGTCGAGACCCTGCGCGACAACGGCTTCGACGTCGTCGGTGAAGCCGGCGACGGTGAGACCGCTGTGGCGCTCGTCGAAGACCTGCGGCCCGACCTCGTCGTCATGGACGTGAAGATGCCCCAGCTCGACGGCATCTCGGCGGCTGAGCGGATCAACAAGAATAATCTCGCTCCCGTCGTGCTGCTTACGGCCTTCAGCCAGCGCGAGCTCGTCGAGCGCGCCACCGAGGCCGGGGCGCTCGCCTACGTCGTAAAGCCGTTCACCCCGGCCGACCTGCTCCCCGCCATCGAGATCGCGCTCTCGCGCTTCCAGCAGATCACGGCGCTGGAATCCGAGGTCGCCGACCTCGCCGAGCGCTTCGAGACTCGGAAGCTCGTCGATCGTGCCAAGGGCATCCTGAACCACAAGATGGGCCTGAGCGAGCCCGAGGCGTTCCGCTGGATCCAGAAGGCGTCGATGGATCGTCGACTCACGATGCAGGACGTGGCGAAGACCATCATCGATCAGCTCGGACCGAAGAAGGACTGA
- a CDS encoding APC family permease yields the protein MAKLNTEVVVAMEGEEQHGGLKKVIGPKLLLLLIMGDIIGAGIFAITGRVAGQVGGMAWLPFLIAFTIATLTAFSYLELVTKYPYAAGAALYAHKAFGVHFVTFIVAFAVASSGITSAATSATLVGQNILIGVGQFVEGVPTDATATMFAAIAIIVILALINLRGVGESVKFNLVLTLVTLSIMGVIIFIGAVAIIQGEGDVSRLVVFETPEDRGIFAAVTMATAIAFFAMVGFEDSVNLVEECKNPQRDFPRIMLTGLGLCALIYMLVAVTVIMVIPPGDLLNPKNPDAGILLDVVRIGAPGIPVDAIFPFLTVFAVVNTALINMLMASRLLYGMAKQNVLPRPLAAVLPKRRSPWVAILFSTLLAVGLVIFVNQNSDSGIVGQLGGTTALLLLCVFAVVNVALLILRRDPTPEGGFRAPTVIPILGAVTSLFLVGPWARSREDWIQYEIAGLLLAIGVGLWLVTWIVTAIHRKATNSESASGRDRDRTRT from the coding sequence ATGGCCAAGCTGAACACTGAAGTGGTCGTAGCCATGGAGGGTGAGGAGCAGCACGGGGGACTGAAGAAGGTCATCGGCCCCAAGCTGCTCCTGCTGCTCATCATGGGCGACATCATCGGAGCGGGAATCTTCGCGATCACCGGCCGCGTCGCAGGGCAGGTCGGGGGCATGGCGTGGCTGCCGTTCCTCATCGCGTTCACGATCGCGACCCTGACGGCGTTCTCGTACCTCGAGCTGGTCACGAAGTACCCGTACGCTGCCGGTGCGGCGCTTTACGCGCACAAGGCGTTCGGGGTTCACTTCGTGACGTTCATCGTCGCTTTCGCGGTGGCGAGCTCGGGCATCACGAGCGCGGCGACCTCCGCGACCCTGGTGGGGCAGAACATCCTGATCGGCGTCGGCCAGTTCGTCGAGGGGGTACCGACCGACGCGACGGCGACGATGTTCGCGGCGATCGCGATCATCGTGATTCTGGCGCTCATCAACCTGCGCGGTGTGGGGGAGAGCGTCAAGTTCAACCTCGTCCTCACGCTCGTCACGCTCTCGATCATGGGCGTCATCATCTTCATCGGGGCCGTCGCGATCATTCAGGGCGAGGGCGATGTCAGCCGCCTCGTCGTCTTCGAGACGCCCGAGGATCGCGGCATCTTCGCAGCCGTCACGATGGCGACCGCTATCGCCTTCTTCGCGATGGTCGGGTTCGAGGATTCGGTGAACCTCGTCGAAGAGTGCAAGAACCCGCAGCGCGACTTCCCCCGGATCATGCTCACCGGACTCGGGCTCTGCGCGCTCATCTACATGCTCGTCGCGGTGACCGTGATCATGGTGATCCCGCCCGGCGACCTCCTCAACCCGAAGAACCCTGACGCGGGGATCCTGCTCGACGTCGTGCGCATCGGTGCTCCCGGCATTCCGGTCGATGCGATCTTCCCGTTCCTCACCGTCTTCGCCGTGGTGAATACGGCCCTCATCAACATGCTCATGGCCAGCCGGCTCCTCTACGGCATGGCGAAGCAGAACGTGCTGCCCCGGCCGCTCGCGGCAGTGCTGCCGAAGCGTCGGTCGCCCTGGGTGGCGATCCTGTTCAGCACCCTGCTCGCCGTGGGCCTCGTGATCTTCGTGAATCAGAACTCCGACAGCGGCATCGTGGGTCAGCTCGGCGGCACGACGGCGCTTCTGCTGCTCTGCGTCTTCGCCGTGGTGAATGTGGCGCTGCTGATCCTGAGGCGTGATCCTACGCCGGAGGGCGGATTCCGCGCCCCCACGGTGATCCCGATCCTGGGCGCCGTCACGAGCCTGTTCCTCGTCGGCCCGTGGGCGCGCAGCCGTGAGGACTGGATCCAGTACGAGATTGCCGGACTGCTGCTCGCGATCGGCGTGGGGCTCTGGCTGGTGACGTGGATCGTCACCGCCATCCACCGGAAGGCGACGAATTCAGAGAGCGCTTCCGGGCGCGATCGCGACAGAACGCGAACATGA
- a CDS encoding ABC transporter substrate-binding protein, producing MCTRKTTRALAILAVVGCALTGCSGTENVAVRGEDRDQNADVLQIGTLLPQTGELSYLLPGPQAAATLAVRDVNDAGGVLGQDVEVVVEADEGDSSDPMVIADSVDDILAADPAFVLGAVGTAMTNAAMPRLTEAGVLMGSPSNSGTALTGVNDLYFRTAPPDSMQGTALGNLIARDGRERVAVLVVDDEYGTVIRDRLEETLNEKDVELVYGVEGAGEELPTDQTDFSAEAAAVQATDPDAVVVLGSDQTRQIISALADQDFDLADLYLVDRNTNDFGPETETGGFDPGLLEGAHGMIPGARVDEEFRQQLLPVSEETENGELDSVNYAPEAYDAVILVALAAQRGGAADSRTISDNLRAVSGADGGATCSAYGECLALLETGEEIHYQGRAGIGPMTEDNDPSTAQFGVYEYDENNAPAYASSIEG from the coding sequence GTGTGCACCAGGAAGACGACGCGCGCTCTGGCGATCCTCGCAGTGGTCGGCTGCGCGCTGACCGGGTGCAGCGGGACCGAGAACGTGGCAGTTCGCGGCGAAGATCGGGATCAGAATGCTGATGTCCTGCAGATCGGTACCTTGTTACCGCAGACAGGGGAGCTCTCGTACCTGCTTCCCGGCCCGCAGGCGGCAGCGACGCTCGCAGTGCGCGACGTCAACGATGCGGGCGGGGTGCTTGGCCAAGACGTCGAAGTCGTCGTCGAAGCTGACGAGGGCGACAGCTCGGACCCGATGGTGATTGCGGACAGCGTCGATGACATCCTCGCAGCGGACCCCGCTTTCGTGCTCGGGGCAGTGGGCACTGCCATGACGAACGCCGCGATGCCTCGCCTCACCGAGGCGGGAGTGCTGATGGGGTCACCCTCAAATAGCGGGACCGCCTTGACGGGTGTGAACGATCTCTACTTCCGCACTGCTCCGCCTGACTCGATGCAAGGCACAGCGCTCGGTAACCTCATCGCCCGGGACGGTCGGGAACGGGTAGCCGTACTCGTCGTCGATGACGAGTACGGGACCGTCATCCGTGATCGCCTCGAAGAAACTCTGAACGAGAAGGATGTCGAGCTCGTCTACGGTGTCGAGGGTGCGGGCGAGGAGCTTCCAACGGATCAGACCGACTTCTCCGCCGAAGCGGCTGCGGTGCAGGCAACCGATCCCGACGCAGTCGTTGTGCTCGGCTCCGATCAGACTCGGCAGATCATTTCGGCGCTCGCGGACCAGGATTTCGACCTGGCGGACCTCTACCTCGTGGACCGCAATACCAACGACTTCGGCCCCGAAACGGAAACGGGAGGCTTCGATCCCGGATTGCTCGAGGGTGCTCACGGCATGATCCCCGGCGCACGGGTCGATGAGGAGTTCCGCCAGCAACTCCTGCCGGTCTCGGAGGAAACCGAGAACGGTGAACTTGACTCGGTCAACTACGCTCCGGAGGCATACGACGCGGTCATTCTCGTCGCGCTCGCCGCGCAACGGGGCGGTGCGGCCGACTCGAGGACGATCAGCGACAACCTGAGAGCAGTTTCGGGAGCCGATGGCGGAGCAACGTGCTCGGCGTACGGCGAGTGTCTCGCGCTGCTCGAGACTGGGGAAGAGATTCACTACCAGGGCCGGGCGGGTATCGGTCCCATGACCGAGGATAACGATCCCTCGACCGCGCAATTCGGTGTATACGAGTACGACGAGAACAACGCGCCTGCATACGCGAGTTCGATCGAGGGGTGA
- a CDS encoding 3-hydroxyacyl-CoA dehydrogenase — protein MQNLTVLGTGVLGSQIIFQAAYSGKNVVAYDLSDEILAKLPDRWEYLKPLYLRDLEDATPEKLDAAVGRIRATSDLADAVSDADIIIEAVPERLDIKQQTWEQVGALAPDRTIFCTNSSTLLPSDIAEFTGRPEKFLALHFANEVWRANTGEVMQHAGTDPEVFEAVAQFAEEIGMVPIRIYKEQPGYVLNSLLVPLLDAAAQLLVRGVASVEDIDKTWRMATGAPNGPFEIFDVVGMMTPYTLNKDSENPESREFAELIKRDYIDKGYLGKGSGRGFYTYE, from the coding sequence ATGCAGAACCTCACCGTCCTGGGCACCGGAGTGCTCGGCTCGCAGATTATCTTCCAGGCCGCGTACTCCGGCAAGAACGTGGTCGCCTACGACCTGAGCGACGAGATCCTCGCCAAGCTTCCGGATCGCTGGGAGTACCTCAAGCCCCTGTACCTGCGGGACCTCGAGGATGCCACCCCCGAGAAGCTCGACGCTGCCGTCGGTCGGATCCGCGCGACATCGGACCTCGCAGATGCGGTGAGCGATGCCGACATCATCATCGAAGCGGTACCCGAGCGGCTCGACATCAAGCAGCAGACCTGGGAGCAGGTCGGCGCGCTGGCCCCTGATCGGACGATCTTCTGCACCAATTCGTCGACCCTGCTCCCGAGCGACATCGCCGAGTTCACCGGCCGGCCGGAGAAGTTCCTCGCCCTGCACTTCGCGAACGAGGTGTGGCGCGCCAACACCGGCGAGGTGATGCAGCACGCCGGCACGGACCCCGAGGTCTTCGAAGCCGTCGCGCAGTTCGCGGAAGAGATCGGCATGGTGCCGATCCGGATATACAAGGAGCAGCCCGGATACGTCCTGAACTCGCTCCTCGTGCCGCTGCTCGACGCGGCCGCGCAACTGCTCGTTCGCGGGGTCGCCTCCGTGGAAGACATCGACAAGACCTGGCGCATGGCCACCGGTGCACCGAACGGCCCGTTCGAGATTTTCGACGTCGTCGGCATGATGACGCCCTACACCTTGAACAAGGACAGCGAGAATCCCGAGTCGCGCGAGTTCGCGGAGCTGATCAAGCGCGACTACATCGACAAGGGGTACCTCGGCAAGGGATCCGGACGAGGGTTCTACACCTACGAGTAG
- a CDS encoding AAA family ATPase produces MHLKSLTLKGFKSFAQSTTFEFEPGVTAIVGPNGSGKSNVVDALAWVMGEQGAKTLRGGKMEDVIFAGTSTRGPLGRAEVKLTIDNSDGALPIEYSEVTISRTLFRNGSSEYAINGENCRLLDVQELLSDSGLGREMHVIVGQGQLDAVLRATPEDRRGFIEEAAGVLKHRRRKERTLRKLDAMETNLTRLNDLAGEIRRQLKPLGKQAEVAKQAQTIAAEVRDAQARLLADDVARLRAELNDLAKAESEQHSERIVLQEQVEQKQLRISRLEQEQQSEELDGARRVTLALESVQSRLRSLYSAAQQRLTFLATQAEAPEQANRITRASVEEAAEEERALAELIPVAERAWEDASAATRKARTALDATDEHIAAQSALVSKHDLRLTELRGRVETAEKQRDAVAQEVHRREQAVTQAEERAAEATQRLSAFEAEHGEAAADAQDGEPEGLDHAYRVAQEQQSAAETERDETRERLHALEQERAGLDARISALARSLDQRDASGAVLERATTGLLGRVADHVRTRDGYEAAIGAALGSFADALLAADAQAADAAVSSAHRDDLGRLDVVIARPATAPESSAPTTAHAVRAVDVIDAPAGVAGLLSRSYIAEDLENARQAADELRTVLPRGSFTVVTSTGDVLTEFTLTGGSGLAPSRIELTVDRENAERRRDEVSAEIDDANALLAEQRERAARAKREVQDAYTELRAADARLAEFAKQRQQLTVRAEAGQAEAARARQALAEVTGSVEQAEAAVSRAAHDLAEAEATPRPMLDAGQRDALQVELEQARAAEMERRLELETARERARAAESRTRALREQFAAERAAAEEAAKRAVLRSRQAARAEGVTRVLPGILDSCGRSLEEARAAQRKAEEERARNSQELTLLRSEEAELRHRLQQITERVHGAELKSYERKLQLSSLLERSGNELGLVEDVLIAEYGPDQLIPVLDAGVEEAQADGPEPAESAATTGTDHGYANDLEAELARELGLDGDSGNAAGEEGQTEGAPDTSAGSPSQADSEAPTGTPFVRAEQEKRLARAQRQLSQLGRINPLALEEYAALEQRHRFLADQLADLTRTRADLMRIIEELDEKMQGIFAAAFADTQEAFARVFPILFPGGSGDISLSDPDNILSTGIDMAVRPAGKRVERLSLLSGGERSLAAVAWLIAIFQARPSPFYIMDEVEAALDDANLGRLLQVFETLRENSQLIVITHQKRTMEIADALYGVSMREDGISAVVGQRIAA; encoded by the coding sequence GTGCATCTCAAGAGCCTCACGCTCAAGGGCTTCAAGTCCTTTGCACAGTCGACCACGTTCGAGTTCGAACCGGGCGTGACCGCCATCGTGGGGCCGAATGGCTCGGGCAAGTCGAATGTCGTCGATGCCCTCGCCTGGGTGATGGGCGAGCAGGGTGCCAAGACCCTGCGCGGCGGCAAGATGGAGGACGTCATCTTCGCCGGCACCTCCACTCGCGGCCCGCTCGGCCGCGCCGAGGTGAAGCTCACCATCGACAACTCGGACGGGGCGCTCCCGATCGAGTACTCCGAAGTGACGATCAGTCGCACGCTGTTCCGGAACGGTTCGAGCGAGTACGCCATCAACGGCGAGAACTGCCGACTGCTCGACGTCCAGGAACTCCTGAGCGATTCCGGGCTCGGCCGAGAGATGCACGTGATCGTCGGGCAGGGACAGCTGGACGCCGTGCTGCGGGCCACCCCGGAAGACCGGCGCGGCTTCATCGAAGAAGCAGCGGGCGTGCTGAAGCACCGCAGGCGGAAGGAGCGCACCCTCCGCAAACTCGACGCTATGGAGACGAACCTCACCCGACTGAACGACCTCGCGGGGGAGATCAGACGGCAGCTGAAACCGCTCGGCAAGCAGGCCGAGGTCGCGAAGCAGGCGCAGACCATCGCCGCCGAGGTACGCGATGCCCAGGCCAGGTTGCTCGCCGACGACGTCGCGAGGCTCCGTGCCGAGCTCAACGACCTCGCCAAAGCGGAGAGCGAGCAGCACTCAGAGCGCATCGTGCTGCAGGAGCAGGTCGAGCAGAAACAGCTCCGCATCTCGCGACTCGAACAGGAGCAGCAGAGCGAAGAGCTCGACGGCGCCCGCAGGGTGACGCTCGCGCTCGAGTCGGTGCAGTCGCGCCTGCGCAGCCTGTACTCCGCCGCGCAGCAGCGACTCACCTTCCTCGCTACCCAGGCTGAAGCGCCGGAACAGGCGAACCGCATCACCCGAGCATCCGTGGAGGAGGCTGCCGAGGAGGAGCGGGCGCTGGCAGAGCTGATCCCCGTCGCCGAACGTGCGTGGGAGGACGCGAGCGCCGCCACGCGGAAGGCCCGGACGGCGCTCGATGCGACCGACGAGCACATCGCCGCGCAGAGCGCGCTGGTGTCGAAGCACGACTTACGCCTTACCGAGCTGCGGGGGCGCGTCGAGACCGCCGAGAAGCAGCGCGACGCCGTTGCGCAGGAAGTGCATCGACGCGAGCAGGCGGTGACGCAGGCCGAGGAGCGCGCGGCTGAGGCGACGCAGCGACTGAGCGCCTTCGAAGCGGAGCACGGCGAGGCGGCGGCCGACGCGCAGGACGGTGAGCCCGAGGGGCTCGATCACGCCTATCGCGTCGCACAGGAGCAGCAGTCAGCGGCCGAAACCGAACGCGACGAGACGCGCGAACGGCTGCACGCCCTCGAGCAGGAGCGCGCCGGCCTCGACGCGCGCATCAGCGCGCTCGCGCGATCCCTGGATCAGCGCGACGCCTCAGGAGCGGTGCTCGAGCGGGCGACGACCGGTCTGCTCGGCCGCGTCGCCGATCATGTGCGTACTCGCGACGGGTACGAAGCGGCCATCGGTGCAGCGCTCGGCTCGTTCGCCGACGCGCTGCTCGCAGCCGACGCACAGGCGGCCGACGCAGCCGTCTCCTCCGCGCACCGGGACGATCTGGGACGCCTGGACGTAGTGATCGCTCGTCCGGCCACCGCACCTGAATCGAGTGCCCCGACGACTGCCCACGCGGTGCGCGCCGTGGACGTCATCGACGCCCCGGCGGGTGTCGCGGGCTTGCTCAGTCGCAGCTATATTGCGGAAGACCTCGAGAACGCCCGGCAGGCGGCTGACGAACTCCGCACGGTCCTTCCGCGCGGATCCTTCACGGTCGTCACGAGCACCGGCGACGTGCTCACCGAGTTCACGCTGACCGGGGGATCGGGACTCGCCCCGTCCCGGATCGAGCTCACGGTCGACCGCGAGAATGCCGAGCGCCGGCGTGATGAAGTGTCTGCGGAGATCGACGACGCGAACGCCCTGCTGGCGGAGCAGCGCGAACGAGCAGCGCGTGCGAAGCGCGAGGTGCAGGATGCCTACACTGAGCTCCGCGCCGCCGACGCGCGTCTGGCGGAGTTCGCGAAGCAGCGCCAGCAGCTGACGGTGCGCGCCGAGGCCGGGCAGGCGGAGGCCGCACGTGCACGTCAGGCACTCGCCGAGGTCACCGGTTCCGTCGAGCAGGCGGAGGCCGCCGTCTCCCGGGCCGCACACGACCTCGCAGAGGCCGAGGCCACCCCGCGCCCCATGCTCGATGCAGGCCAGCGCGACGCGCTGCAGGTCGAGCTCGAGCAGGCTCGTGCTGCGGAGATGGAGCGGCGCCTCGAGCTCGAAACCGCTCGTGAGCGCGCCCGCGCCGCCGAATCGCGGACGCGTGCGCTGCGCGAGCAGTTCGCCGCCGAGCGGGCAGCGGCAGAGGAAGCGGCCAAACGGGCGGTGCTCCGTTCGAGGCAGGCCGCGCGCGCGGAGGGCGTGACGCGGGTGCTCCCCGGCATCCTCGACTCCTGCGGACGGTCGCTCGAGGAGGCCAGAGCCGCGCAGCGGAAGGCCGAGGAGGAGCGTGCCCGCAACAGTCAAGAGCTCACGCTCCTGCGCTCGGAAGAGGCAGAGCTCCGCCACCGCCTCCAGCAGATCACCGAGCGGGTGCACGGCGCCGAACTGAAGAGCTACGAGCGCAAGCTCCAGTTGTCGTCGCTGCTCGAGCGTTCGGGAAACGAGCTGGGCCTCGTCGAGGACGTGCTCATCGCCGAGTACGGACCGGATCAACTCATCCCGGTGCTCGACGCGGGGGTGGAGGAGGCCCAGGCGGACGGGCCAGAGCCCGCCGAATCGGCAGCGACCACGGGCACCGATCACGGCTACGCGAACGACCTGGAAGCGGAGCTGGCTCGCGAGCTCGGGCTCGACGGCGACTCGGGGAACGCAGCAGGGGAGGAGGGTCAGACGGAGGGTGCCCCCGACACGTCGGCCGGTTCCCCTTCGCAGGCGGACTCCGAGGCGCCGACCGGTACCCCGTTCGTCCGCGCCGAACAGGAGAAACGCCTCGCCCGCGCCCAGCGCCAGCTGTCGCAACTCGGGCGGATCAACCCGCTCGCCCTCGAGGAGTACGCGGCGCTCGAGCAGCGTCACCGCTTCCTCGCCGACCAGCTCGCGGATCTCACGCGCACCCGCGCCGATCTCATGAGGATCATCGAGGAGCTCGATGAGAAGATGCAGGGGATCTTCGCCGCCGCTTTCGCGGACACGCAGGAAGCGTTCGCGCGGGTCTTTCCGATCCTGTTCCCCGGAGGGTCGGGGGATATCAGCCTCAGCGATCCGGACAACATCCTCTCCACCGGCATCGACATGGCGGTGCGCCCTGCGGGCAAGCGAGTGGAGCGGCTCTCGCTGCTCTCCGGCGGAGAACGCTCCCTGGCCGCGGTCGCCTGGCTGATCGCGATCTTCCAGGCCCGTCCGAGCCCGTTCTACATCATGGACGAGGTCGAGGCGGCCCTGGACGACGCGAACCTCGGCCGGCTGCTGCAGGTGTTCGAGACGCTGCGCGAGAACTCCCAGCTCATCGTCATCACCCACCAGAAGCGCACCATGGAGATCGCCGACGCGCTCTACGGGGTGTCGATGCGCGAGGACGGGATCTCGGCGGTCGTGGGACAGCGGATCGCAGCGTAG